A section of the Humulus lupulus chromosome 2, drHumLupu1.1, whole genome shotgun sequence genome encodes:
- the LOC133817848 gene encoding cytochrome P450 85A-like, giving the protein MAFFIVVLSLIFVLCFCSALLRWNEVRYRKKGLPPGTMGWPVFGETTEFLKQGPNFMKNQRARYGSVFKSHILGCPTIVSMDPELNRYILMNEAKGLVPGYPQSMLDILGKCNIAAVHGSTHKYMRGALLALISPTMIRHQLLPKIDHFMRTHLSDWNGKVINIQEKTKEMALLSSLKQLAGIESGSMSQAFKPEFFKLVLGTLSLPIDLPGTNYRRGFQARKNIVSMLRQLIQERRTSQETHQDMLAGLMRSEENRYKLTDDEIIDQIITILYSGYETVSTTSMMAVKYLHDHPKVLEELRKEHLAIREKKRPEDPIDLNDLKSMRFTRAVIFETSRLATIVNGVLRKTTKDMELNGIMVPKGWRIYVYTREVNYDQFLYPDPLTFNPWRWLEDKRLESQNYFFIFGGGTRQCPGKELGIAEISTFLHYFVTRYRWEEVGGDKLMKFPRVEAPNGLHIRVSSY; this is encoded by the exons ATGGCGTTCTTCATAGTTGTCCTTAGTCTGATCtttgtgctctgtttttgctctgCTTTGTTAAGGTGGAATGAAGTGAGGTACAGGAAAAAAGGCCTTCCTCCTGGCACAATGGGTTGGCCTGTCTTTGGAGAGACCACTGAGTTTCTTAAACAAGGCCCAAACTTCATGAAAAACCAAAGAGCAAG GTACGGTAGTGTTTTCAAATCCCACATACTTGGGTGTCCTACCATTGTTTCCATGGATCCAGAGCTCAACAGATACATCCTCATGAATGAAGCCAAAGGCCTCGTTCCTGGGTACCCTCAGTCAATGCTTGATATCTTAGGCAAATGCAACATTGCAGCCGTTCATGGCTCCACCCACAAGTACATGAGAGGTGCTTTACTCGCTCTCATTAGCCCCACCATGATCAGGCACCAGCTTTTGCCCAAAATCGACCATTTCATGAGAACCCATCTCAGTGATTGGAATGGCAAAGTCATCAACATTCAAGAAAAGACCAAAGAG ATGGCGCTTCTCTCCTCGCTTAAGCAGTTAGCAGGAATTGAATCTGGATCAATGTCTCAAGCATTCAAGCCTGAATTTTTTAAGCTGGTATTGGGGACTTTGTCATTGCCTATTGATCTTCCTGGTACAAATTATCGTCGTGGATTCcag GCAAGGAAAAATATTGTCAGCATGTTGAGGCAACTCATACAGGAGAGAAGAACTTCACAAGAAACACATCAAGACATGCTTGCTGGTCTAATGAGAAGTGAAGAAAACAGATATAAACTCactgatgatgagatcattgatCAAATAATCACAATCTTGTATTCTGGCTATGAAACTGTCTCCACTACTTCAATGATGGCTGTGAAATATCTCCATGATCACCCTAAAGTTCTTGAAGAGCTCAGA AAAGAGCATTTGGCAATTAGAGAAAAGAAAAGACCTGAGGATCCCATTGACTTGAATGACCTCAAATCAATGAGGTTTACTCGTGCG GTGATTTTTGAAACCTCTAGATTAGCAACGATTGTTAATGGTGTTCTGAGAAAAACCACTAAAGATATGGAACTAAATG GTATTATGGTTCCAAAAGGCTGGAGAATATATGTATATACAAGAGAGGTCAACTACGACCAGTTTTTATATCCAGACCCTTTAACTTTCAATCCATGGAGATGGCTAGAG GACAAGAGGTTGGAGTCTCAAAATTACTTCTTTATATTTGGAGGAGGCACTAGACAGTGCCCTGGAAAAGAGCTGGGAATAGCAGAAATCTCTACTTTCCTGCACTACTTTGTAACTAGATACAG GTGGGAAGAAGTTGGAGGAGATAAACTGATGAAATTTCCGAGAGTAGAGGCACCCAATGGGCTACACATTAGAGTCTCATCATACTAA